The Deltaproteobacteria bacterium genome contains a region encoding:
- a CDS encoding glycosyltransferase family 39 protein, whose amino-acid sequence MAARCRLWHHAGDALTSLRVVVTPLFAVLAWRAPGAAGARWGALLLFFIIAASDLLDGHLARRAGATSIRGRVLDHGADILFVLTALATYVARGVTPWWVPAAVAAAFGVYAGDFWLSQTRNWPAPAGRSRIGHRGGVLNYALIGVLVCNDSVAAGLLPGEVLGVLHALVPIYSGAAIVEHLYRRDPARARRWWRERELLWLVAVIAAIYCTRITSPSLRGEESRRARVAAEMMATGDWIVPRQQGQPYHDRPPLQKWAIAGSARLTGGLSPLAIRLPSVLAVIGTGALLYGCARALMGPLAGLAAGLAFATMGQVLELGRLGETEALFSFMVSAALLLWHLGYVRGWPPAVTWMVGYGLAALGALTKGVQAPLYFIGSTGLFLLLEGRWRFLFSRSHAAGLVVFVALLAPWQLMHARAVGWDGVRAIWFNEVGIRFTEAGVARIAGHGISFPLEVLVSTLPWSALLACYVVPRARAELSASLPQARFLLLALTLAFVTCWLPPGARPRYLMPLYPIAALLAAVVVERAGAQATWAASAWQRFARIMTGGMALCGAAVLGVSLVTTPALFRWAQPWPLALTYAAFCAAAAAVMRKTTRGGAPPRLAALVTVALFLGLSYTGVVVNALANTSVDTEASVARLKQQLPRGHRLLSLGPIHHLFAYYYRDPIALLEWSDPGVAAELAKPETFFCFYRSDDRRIEPSFAWQPVAVISVARSRDRAAEMQVIVGRLSGDGAAPPR is encoded by the coding sequence ATGGCGGCGCGCTGTCGACTTTGGCACCATGCCGGCGATGCCCTGACGTCACTGCGGGTGGTGGTGACACCGCTGTTCGCCGTGCTGGCGTGGCGGGCGCCCGGCGCCGCCGGCGCGCGCTGGGGCGCGCTTCTGCTGTTCTTCATCATCGCTGCCAGTGATCTGCTGGACGGGCACCTGGCGCGGCGGGCCGGCGCGACCAGCATTCGGGGCCGGGTGCTCGATCACGGAGCGGATATCTTGTTCGTCCTCACCGCGCTGGCAACCTACGTAGCGCGTGGGGTAACCCCATGGTGGGTGCCGGCGGCGGTCGCGGCCGCCTTCGGCGTCTACGCCGGCGACTTCTGGCTGAGTCAGACGAGAAATTGGCCCGCGCCCGCCGGCCGCAGCCGTATCGGTCACCGCGGCGGGGTGCTCAACTACGCGCTCATCGGCGTGCTGGTGTGCAACGACAGCGTGGCCGCCGGCCTGCTGCCGGGCGAGGTGCTGGGCGTGCTCCACGCCTTGGTGCCGATCTATTCGGGGGCGGCGATCGTTGAGCATTTGTACCGGCGTGATCCGGCACGCGCGCGTCGGTGGTGGCGTGAGCGCGAACTGCTCTGGCTGGTGGCCGTTATCGCCGCCATTTACTGCACGCGCATCACCAGCCCGAGTCTGCGCGGCGAAGAATCGCGGCGCGCACGGGTGGCGGCCGAAATGATGGCCACCGGCGACTGGATCGTGCCGCGCCAGCAGGGGCAGCCGTACCACGATCGGCCGCCGTTGCAGAAATGGGCGATCGCGGGCAGCGCGCGCCTGACCGGCGGGCTCAGCCCGTTGGCGATTCGGCTCCCCAGCGTGCTGGCGGTGATCGGCACCGGTGCGTTGCTGTACGGTTGTGCTCGCGCGCTCATGGGTCCGCTCGCTGGGCTCGCTGCGGGCCTGGCGTTCGCGACGATGGGGCAGGTGCTCGAACTCGGCCGGCTCGGGGAAACCGAGGCGCTCTTCAGCTTCATGGTCAGTGCTGCGCTGCTGTTGTGGCATCTCGGCTACGTGCGCGGCTGGCCGCCGGCCGTCACCTGGATGGTCGGGTACGGACTAGCGGCGCTGGGGGCGTTGACGAAGGGAGTGCAAGCACCGCTGTACTTCATCGGCAGCACCGGGCTCTTTCTCCTGCTCGAGGGCCGTTGGCGGTTTCTCTTCAGCCGCTCACACGCCGCCGGGCTGGTCGTCTTCGTTGCACTGCTGGCTCCGTGGCAGCTGATGCATGCGCGCGCCGTGGGTTGGGACGGTGTTCGTGCGATCTGGTTCAACGAGGTCGGCATACGCTTCACCGAGGCCGGCGTCGCGCGCATTGCCGGCCACGGCATCAGCTTTCCGCTGGAAGTGCTGGTTTCCACGTTGCCGTGGTCGGCTCTGCTCGCCTGCTACGTGGTGCCCCGCGCGCGGGCGGAGCTGAGCGCCAGCCTGCCCCAGGCGCGCTTCTTACTGCTGGCCCTGACGCTCGCGTTTGTCACCTGCTGGCTGCCGCCGGGGGCGCGGCCGCGCTACCTGATGCCGCTCTATCCGATCGCAGCGCTCTTGGCCGCCGTGGTGGTGGAGCGGGCGGGCGCGCAGGCAACATGGGCGGCCTCGGCTTGGCAGCGCTTCGCTCGCATCATGACGGGCGGCATGGCGCTCTGCGGTGCCGCGGTATTGGGAGTCAGCCTGGTTACGACTCCCGCGCTCTTCCGTTGGGCGCAGCCGTGGCCGCTGGCCCTGACGTACGCGGCGTTCTGCGCGGCGGCGGCGGCGGTGATGCGCAAGACGACGCGCGGCGGCGCGCCGCCACGCCTGGCTGCGCTGGTCACGGTGGCGCTCTTCCTCGGCCTGAGCTACACGGGCGTGGTCGTGAACGCTCTCGCCAACACTAGCGTTGACACGGAAGCGAGCGTGGCGCGGCTCAAGCAGCAGTTGCCGCGCGGCCATCGGCTGCTCAGCCTCGGGCCGATTCATCACCTGTTCGCGTACTACTACCGCGACCCGATTGCGTTGCTGGAGTGGTCCGACCCCGGGGTCGCGGCTGAGCTGGCGAAGCCTGAAACGTTCTTCTGCTTCTACCGGTCAGACGACCGCCGGATCGAGCCGAGCTTCGCCTGGCAACCGGTGGCGGTGATTTCCGTGGCGCGCAGCCGCGACCGGGCCGCCGAGATGCAGGTGATCGTCGGCCGCCTGAGCGGGGACGGGGCGGCACCGCCGCGATGA
- a CDS encoding DUF2029 domain-containing protein: MTTAPESRSLRQALLLPLAGVVFFVIYGFVFMHQPEQSQWYSCFVRAARALRAGEPIHGEGYMYPPAMAMLAVPWAGLSPAVSLFIWYLVNIVATIAAFVCVWQLAGGPSLRRPLPPPWPAIWLLGFALAARFFVAPLENQQFDMVIAALLFVGCRRLWRGHEISGAVCLGLAAAMKGPPLLFAPYLAWRGYRRAAAVLVTVAVLLNLMPDVLWPQANGRLYLADWYFNCLSSGQWAAGHWFTDVLLNQSLAGFFNRLLRFGLPLSSQVLEARPAIAPTHGSWAAVLSYSTGALLLALSAWRFRKPAALVARPAAAERAPRAFGEIRLGIEAGAVVCLMLLLSPQSSKAHYVVVLLPAFIIARLVVERWNLWLGALLTGLLITGPLTAKGVIGKALGDLTLAWGLPAWFALLSLAGMWVAVGVQREERCSR, translated from the coding sequence ATGACCACAGCGCCGGAGAGTCGCAGTCTGCGGCAAGCATTGCTCCTGCCGCTGGCCGGGGTGGTCTTCTTTGTGATCTACGGCTTCGTCTTCATGCACCAGCCGGAACAGAGCCAGTGGTACAGCTGCTTCGTGCGCGCCGCCCGGGCGCTGCGCGCCGGTGAGCCGATCCACGGTGAGGGTTACATGTACCCGCCCGCCATGGCCATGCTGGCTGTCCCCTGGGCGGGCTTGTCACCGGCAGTGTCGCTGTTTATTTGGTACCTGGTCAACATCGTCGCCACCATCGCGGCATTCGTTTGCGTCTGGCAGCTCGCCGGCGGCCCGAGTCTGCGGCGTCCGCTCCCGCCGCCGTGGCCGGCGATCTGGTTGCTCGGCTTCGCTCTCGCCGCGCGCTTCTTCGTGGCTCCGCTCGAAAATCAGCAGTTCGACATGGTCATCGCGGCGTTGCTGTTCGTAGGCTGCCGGCGGCTCTGGCGCGGTCATGAAATCAGCGGCGCCGTCTGCCTCGGCCTCGCCGCCGCCATGAAGGGCCCGCCGCTTTTGTTTGCTCCTTACCTGGCCTGGCGTGGCTACCGCCGCGCTGCCGCCGTGCTCGTCACGGTGGCGGTCTTGCTGAACCTGATGCCAGACGTGTTGTGGCCGCAAGCGAACGGCCGGCTCTACCTTGCCGATTGGTACTTCAACTGCCTGAGTTCGGGGCAGTGGGCGGCCGGGCACTGGTTTACCGACGTATTGCTCAACCAATCGCTGGCGGGCTTCTTCAATCGCCTGCTGCGCTTCGGTCTGCCGCTGTCGAGTCAAGTGCTCGAGGCACGGCCTGCGATCGCGCCAACTCACGGGAGCTGGGCCGCGGTCTTGAGTTACAGCACCGGTGCGCTTCTGCTCGCCCTCAGTGCGTGGAGGTTTCGGAAGCCGGCCGCTCTGGTGGCGCGCCCCGCTGCGGCTGAGCGAGCGCCGCGCGCGTTCGGCGAAATCCGGTTGGGGATCGAGGCCGGGGCGGTCGTCTGTCTCATGCTGCTGCTCAGCCCCCAGAGCAGCAAGGCGCACTACGTGGTCGTGCTGCTGCCGGCATTCATCATCGCCCGGCTCGTGGTGGAGCGATGGAACTTGTGGTTGGGCGCGCTTCTGACCGGGTTGCTGATAACCGGCCCACTGACGGCTAAGGGTGTGATCGGCAAGGCGCTCGGTGATCTGACCCTGGCTTGGGGGCTGCCGGCGTGGTTCGCGCTGTTATCTCTGGCCGGCATGTGGGTGGCGGTCGGGGTACAGCGGGAGGAGCGGTGCTCGCGGTAG
- a CDS encoding glycosyltransferase family 39 protein, translating to MLAVEPAPRPVARERLSWPAALLIVAYGAALYLIILAGGRTLSAHEVWLAQPAKEMLATGRWLVPTFAGVLCGHKPPLMHWAIALAMALFGSHSEWVARLPSAVAAVVAALAVASLAARWLGSRPALLAGVVQLTTVYSLKLGADATPDMLLCAAVATALSVFARANLVKVETPGEYRARPWAARAFYLASGLAFLAKGPIGLAFIWIPVGLLVLRQRRTARFLVDPAGLALAGVLLGAWPILAYREQPAVLERWLRDNWGRFHGAMGGESSPLFYLYTVLWLMLPWTVFCAIGYFALRRDSQRRELLGFLNAWFISGLALVTASAFKHWHYLAPALPPLAVLAGQGVSAYAAWRQREARPRLALQLLVIACGSAAGVTAVYGLLPAALAGRAAAVVGLVAIGLVAALFLERRGQVHWQLATWFATAGLAGVLVQGWLMAAHDSWRPYAELAERANRIIPPSQPLYLVQLPEHQIAYYLNAPLVRTDAVDGFEAAIRDSAAATTYVMAPQSVAERLGARHRVEVLDRCAALRRGMHEAERLALMAVGEK from the coding sequence GTGCTCGCGGTAGAGCCGGCGCCGCGGCCAGTCGCGCGCGAGCGCCTCAGCTGGCCGGCCGCGCTGCTCATAGTGGCCTACGGCGCCGCGCTTTACCTGATCATTCTCGCCGGCGGCCGGACGCTCAGTGCGCACGAAGTCTGGCTGGCGCAACCGGCAAAAGAGATGCTGGCCACCGGGCGCTGGCTGGTGCCGACCTTTGCCGGCGTGCTCTGTGGTCACAAGCCGCCGCTGATGCACTGGGCCATCGCGCTGGCAATGGCGCTGTTCGGTAGTCACAGTGAGTGGGTGGCGCGGCTGCCGAGCGCGGTGGCGGCGGTGGTGGCGGCATTAGCCGTCGCAAGCCTGGCGGCGCGCTGGTTGGGGAGTCGCCCGGCGCTGCTGGCCGGCGTGGTGCAGCTGACCACGGTTTACTCGCTGAAGCTGGGGGCCGATGCCACTCCCGACATGCTGCTGTGCGCCGCGGTGGCTACGGCGCTATCGGTGTTTGCGCGCGCCAACCTCGTCAAGGTGGAAACGCCGGGCGAGTACCGCGCCCGACCGTGGGCGGCGCGGGCGTTCTATCTTGCCAGCGGGCTCGCTTTTCTCGCCAAGGGCCCGATCGGCCTCGCCTTCATCTGGATCCCGGTTGGGCTGCTGGTGTTGCGACAGCGCCGGACGGCGCGCTTCCTGGTCGATCCCGCCGGTCTGGCGCTGGCCGGGGTGCTTCTGGGCGCGTGGCCGATCTTGGCCTACCGGGAGCAGCCGGCAGTGCTCGAGCGCTGGCTGCGGGACAACTGGGGCCGCTTCCATGGCGCAATGGGCGGCGAGTCGTCCCCGCTCTTTTACTTGTACACCGTGCTGTGGCTCATGCTGCCGTGGACGGTGTTCTGCGCCATCGGCTACTTCGCGCTGCGCCGCGACTCGCAGCGGCGGGAGCTTCTCGGCTTTCTCAATGCCTGGTTCATCTCCGGGTTGGCGCTCGTCACTGCGAGTGCGTTCAAGCACTGGCACTACCTGGCGCCGGCGTTGCCGCCACTGGCGGTGCTCGCCGGCCAAGGGGTGAGCGCGTACGCCGCCTGGCGCCAGCGCGAGGCCCGGCCGCGGCTCGCGCTCCAGTTGCTGGTGATAGCTTGCGGTAGCGCGGCCGGAGTCACCGCGGTCTATGGGCTACTGCCGGCGGCGCTCGCCGGCCGCGCTGCTGCTGTTGTCGGGCTGGTTGCCATCGGCTTGGTGGCGGCGCTGTTTCTGGAGCGGCGCGGCCAAGTACACTGGCAGCTGGCCACCTGGTTCGCCACCGCCGGGTTGGCCGGCGTCCTCGTTCAGGGCTGGTTGATGGCCGCGCACGACTCGTGGCGGCCGTACGCCGAGCTGGCCGAACGCGCCAACCGGATCATTCCACCCTCGCAACCGCTGTACCTGGTGCAGCTGCCGGAGCATCAGATCGCGTACTATCTGAACGCGCCGCTCGTGCGCACGGATGCCGTTGACGGGTTCGAGGCCGCCATCCGTGATTCAGCCGCGGCCACCACCTACGTCATGGCGCCGCAGTCCGTCGCCGAGAGGCTGGGTGCTCGCCATCGCGTCGAGGTTCTCGACCGCTGTGCCGCCCTGCGCCGCGGTATGCACGAGGCCGAGCGCCTAGCGCTGATGGCGGTCGGCGAGAAGTGA
- a CDS encoding TonB-dependent receptor: protein MSLRPFRSIAHPCVRLMLLGQVMCAAAGVAAAAGPRPEMLLFEEPQVTAAAKHSQSLAEAPASVTVITRAEIRRFGYRTLAEALRSVRGFYGSYDRNYSYIGARGFLRPSDYNNRILILVNGHTYNDDVYGMGYVGPEFGIDLEAVERIEVVRGPGSALYGGNAVFAVVNVVTATGQEQPGAHAVVETGSLGRKRGQVSLGHVFSNGLDVFASGSVLELDGNRQLYYPEYNDPTTNNGVAREADAERALNFFLSARSGNLSLQGGVNRRDKYLPTGSYAATFNDPDNQTVDGRDFAELRYTQEPGFGVLVTSRVFYDGLRYHGTYAYGSGADRVTSEDFGTSHWLGGEVQAQRELFPGNSLIAGSEFTYHPAATMENFVLPSGEHFVDDRRSLTTWGLYAQDEFVVLPQLTLVGGLRFDRYYDRLEEVSPRAAALWSPLADTRFKLLYGRAFRPPSVYEQYFEILSQDYGYLSNPQLKPERITTYEVIWEQTLWRRTQATVDLYHYDMSDLIDQAYVDTGDPNLVRVQFQNLASARANGAEFELRVPLSDAVNLRASYSLQEVRAAGGQLLPNSPKHLGNVAALFTWPAGIDTGFELQLLGPRQTLAGRQVGTAAVANLHLRYQTPVRGLGVGAGFYNLFDQRYSDPGGSEHVQDRIRQDGFTFRLQLEYGF from the coding sequence ATGAGCCTGCGTCCCTTTCGCTCGATTGCCCACCCGTGTGTCCGCCTCATGCTGTTGGGGCAGGTGATGTGCGCAGCGGCGGGGGTGGCGGCCGCGGCTGGACCGCGGCCCGAGATGCTGTTGTTTGAAGAGCCGCAGGTCACCGCCGCGGCCAAGCACAGCCAATCGCTGGCTGAAGCGCCGGCCTCGGTGACGGTCATCACGCGCGCCGAGATTCGCCGCTTTGGCTACCGCACGCTGGCCGAGGCCCTGCGCTCGGTGCGCGGCTTCTACGGCAGCTACGACCGCAACTACAGCTACATCGGCGCCCGCGGCTTCTTGCGCCCGAGCGACTACAACAACCGCATCTTGATTCTGGTCAACGGCCACACTTACAACGACGACGTTTACGGCATGGGCTACGTCGGCCCGGAGTTCGGCATCGATCTCGAAGCGGTCGAGCGCATCGAAGTCGTGCGCGGCCCGGGCTCGGCGCTCTACGGCGGCAACGCCGTGTTTGCCGTGGTCAACGTCGTTACCGCCACCGGCCAGGAGCAACCCGGTGCGCACGCGGTGGTGGAAACCGGCAGCCTCGGGCGCAAACGCGGCCAGGTCTCCCTCGGCCACGTCTTCAGCAACGGCCTCGACGTGTTCGCCAGCGGCTCGGTGCTCGAACTCGACGGCAACCGGCAACTCTATTACCCGGAGTACAACGACCCGACGACCAACAACGGCGTGGCGCGCGAGGCCGACGCCGAGCGCGCCCTCAATTTCTTCCTGAGCGCGCGCTCGGGCAACTTGTCGCTGCAAGGCGGCGTCAACCGCCGCGACAAGTATCTCCCGACCGGATCGTACGCGGCGACCTTTAATGACCCGGACAACCAGACCGTCGACGGGCGCGACTTTGCCGAGTTGCGCTATACCCAGGAGCCGGGGTTCGGCGTGCTGGTCACCAGCCGCGTCTTCTACGATGGGTTGCGTTACCACGGCACCTACGCCTATGGCAGCGGTGCCGACCGTGTCACCAGTGAGGACTTCGGCACCAGCCACTGGCTGGGCGGCGAGGTGCAAGCGCAACGCGAGCTATTTCCCGGTAACTCGTTGATCGCCGGCAGCGAGTTCACCTACCATCCGGCTGCGACGATGGAGAACTTCGTGCTGCCCTCGGGTGAGCACTTCGTCGATGACCGCCGCTCGCTGACCACCTGGGGCTTGTATGCCCAGGATGAATTCGTCGTGCTGCCCCAGCTCACTCTTGTCGGCGGGCTGCGCTTCGACCGCTATTACGACCGTTTGGAGGAAGTCAGCCCCCGCGCCGCCGCGCTGTGGAGTCCGCTGGCCGACACCCGCTTCAAGCTGCTCTATGGGCGCGCTTTCCGGCCGCCGAGCGTCTACGAGCAGTACTTCGAAATCCTCAGCCAAGACTACGGCTATCTCAGCAACCCGCAACTCAAGCCGGAACGGATTACCACTTACGAGGTGATCTGGGAGCAAACGCTGTGGCGGCGCACGCAGGCCACTGTCGACCTTTATCACTACGACATGTCGGACCTAATCGACCAAGCCTACGTCGACACCGGTGATCCCAACCTGGTGCGGGTGCAATTCCAGAATCTCGCCTCCGCCCGCGCCAACGGCGCCGAGTTCGAGCTGCGCGTGCCGCTGAGCGATGCCGTCAACCTGCGCGCCAGCTACAGCCTGCAAGAGGTGCGCGCCGCCGGCGGTCAGCTGTTGCCGAATTCGCCCAAGCACCTGGGCAATGTCGCCGCGTTGTTTACGTGGCCGGCCGGAATCGACACCGGTTTCGAGCTGCAGTTGCTCGGGCCGCGTCAAACGCTGGCCGGGCGCCAAGTCGGCACTGCCGCCGTTGCCAACCTACACCTGCGCTACCAGACGCCGGTGCGCGGCCTTGGTGTCGGCGCTGGTTTCTACAACCTCTTTGACCAGCGCTACTCCGACCCGGGCGGATCGGAACACGTGCAGGATCGGATCCGACAAGACGGCTTCACCTTCCGCCTGCAACTGGAATACGGCTTCTGA
- a CDS encoding ABC transporter substrate-binding protein, whose translation MRWRVSNLVLLAMVLAAHVGLADLFPRIAIIKSSSVLPFNQATDAVLETVRRGLPAPEIITFDLDGDEAAAAALLAEVRRANPRLIITIGSQATAAALAEATSTPIIFSMVLYPEQSGFTAAGGRKLSGATLDVPLAVQFTQLRRVFPGARRVGVLYHPAETGPIIEAARVVAAQQGFSLVALPVEDSARAVAALNTLMEQVEVIWSVADSHVFTPQTTSPLILEALRHRVPLFGLSTAHVRAGALAALTCDYADIGAQTGESALRVLRGEDAASIPATVPRKVALALNLRSARHLGITLPAAVEAEASEVVR comes from the coding sequence GTGCGCTGGCGTGTGAGCAATCTGGTGCTGCTGGCGATGGTGCTGGCGGCGCACGTGGGGCTGGCTGACCTCTTTCCGCGCATTGCCATCATCAAGAGCAGTTCGGTCCTACCTTTCAACCAGGCCACGGACGCCGTGTTGGAAACGGTTCGGCGTGGGTTGCCGGCGCCCGAGATCATCACCTTCGACCTCGACGGCGACGAGGCCGCGGCGGCGGCATTGCTGGCCGAGGTGCGCCGCGCCAATCCCCGGCTGATCATCACCATCGGCTCGCAGGCGACGGCGGCGGCCCTGGCCGAGGCGACCAGTACACCCATCATCTTCTCGATGGTGCTCTACCCGGAGCAGAGCGGATTCACGGCTGCCGGCGGGCGTAAGCTGAGCGGCGCCACACTGGACGTGCCCCTGGCGGTGCAGTTCACCCAACTGCGGCGGGTGTTTCCCGGCGCGCGTCGGGTCGGCGTGCTCTATCATCCGGCCGAGACCGGGCCGATCATCGAGGCCGCGCGCGTCGTCGCCGCTCAGCAGGGCTTTAGCCTGGTCGCGCTGCCGGTCGAGGATTCGGCCCGTGCGGTGGCCGCTCTCAACACCTTGATGGAGCAGGTCGAGGTAATTTGGAGCGTGGCCGACAGCCACGTCTTCACGCCACAAACGACCTCACCGCTCATCTTGGAGGCGCTGCGGCACCGGGTGCCGTTGTTCGGGCTGTCGACCGCCCACGTGCGCGCCGGGGCGCTGGCGGCGCTGACCTGCGACTACGCCGACATCGGAGCGCAGACCGGCGAGAGCGCGCTGCGTGTGTTGCGCGGCGAGGATGCCGCCAGCATTCCCGCAACCGTGCCGCGCAAGGTGGCGCTGGCGCTCAATCTGCGCAGCGCACGCCATTTGGGGATCACCCTTCCCGCCGCCGTCGAGGCGGAAGCCAGCGAGGTAGTGCGGTGA
- a CDS encoding response regulator, whose translation MSLRWLPGWVGSHWGFAPRLALAISALLVAACSVLSWMLVERELTELHNRLVVRGETMAEYIAYDAELGILSGDVDSLQQLGERGRSQRDVVYCSFLDAAGVHLASVGPVPAGPSQAAAPAAAPDGQRSLGALVWQFEAPVYTAAARPQREELGFFSGRTSTGATAEQHQIGTVLLGLSTASLHQIRRRVVVTAISVTLLITAIGILSAAWLATAVTRPLKLLAQAAETIAGGELNTRVKIASSDEFGALAGAFNTMVASLARSHAQLESHGRTLEDRVRARTETLEAVNRELIKTKTAAEAGNRAKSEFLANMSHEIRTPMNGILGMTEMLLESSLSEGQREDLLTIRDSGHALLAIVNDILDFSKIEAGRFELEAYPFSLRELVARTVKMLRARAEEKGLELREEVAAALPDRFVGDARRLRQVLVNLVGNAIKFTNSGVIVVRAEPAPAPAASSRLHFSVTDSGIGIPPEKHQAIFNAFEQVDGSTARKYGGSGLGLAISAELVTLMDGRIWVESEVGRGSTFHFAVAVSPAGAELAPPAPRAAPPLGAAQAAARLHILLAEDNIVNQRLTVRLLEKHGHSVALAGDGRQALAALERETFDLVLMDVQMPGMDGLEATAEIRARERATGQHLPIVALTAHALKGDQERCLAAGMDAYVSKPIETQALFDAIERLVAQPAAAEPNHAYQPAHEG comes from the coding sequence GTGAGCCTGCGGTGGTTGCCGGGCTGGGTGGGATCGCATTGGGGCTTCGCGCCTCGTTTGGCGTTGGCCATATCCGCCCTGCTGGTGGCGGCCTGTAGCGTGCTGAGCTGGATGCTGGTCGAGCGCGAGCTCACCGAGCTGCACAACCGGCTGGTCGTGCGCGGGGAAACGATGGCCGAATACATCGCTTACGATGCCGAGCTGGGCATTCTCAGCGGCGACGTTGACAGCTTGCAACAACTCGGCGAACGCGGGCGCAGCCAGCGCGATGTCGTGTATTGCAGCTTCCTCGACGCCGCCGGCGTGCACCTTGCCTCCGTTGGCCCCGTTCCCGCCGGTCCATCCCAGGCGGCCGCGCCAGCAGCGGCGCCGGACGGGCAGCGCAGCCTCGGCGCCCTGGTGTGGCAATTCGAAGCGCCCGTCTACACCGCGGCCGCTCGGCCGCAGCGGGAAGAACTCGGCTTCTTCAGCGGCCGCACGTCCACCGGGGCCACGGCCGAGCAGCACCAGATCGGCACTGTACTGCTGGGGTTATCGACAGCGTCGTTGCACCAGATTCGCCGCCGCGTTGTTGTCACCGCCATCTCGGTTACCCTGCTGATCACCGCCATCGGCATTCTCAGCGCGGCGTGGTTGGCCACCGCGGTCACCCGCCCGCTCAAGCTGCTGGCGCAAGCCGCCGAAACCATCGCCGGCGGCGAGCTGAACACGCGGGTCAAGATCGCTTCGTCGGACGAGTTCGGCGCCTTGGCGGGTGCGTTCAACACCATGGTGGCGAGTCTGGCGCGCAGCCATGCCCAACTGGAAAGCCACGGCCGCACGCTGGAAGACCGGGTGCGGGCGCGCACCGAAACCCTCGAAGCCGTCAACCGCGAACTGATCAAGACCAAGACCGCCGCCGAGGCCGGCAACCGCGCCAAGTCGGAATTCCTCGCCAACATGAGTCATGAGATCCGCACCCCGATGAACGGCATCCTGGGCATGACGGAGATGTTGCTCGAATCTTCGCTGAGCGAAGGGCAGCGCGAGGATCTGCTCACCATCCGCGACAGCGGCCATGCCCTGCTCGCGATCGTCAACGACATCCTCGATTTTTCCAAGATCGAGGCCGGCCGCTTCGAGCTGGAGGCGTACCCGTTCTCCCTGCGCGAGCTGGTGGCCAGGACCGTCAAGATGCTGCGCGCACGCGCCGAGGAGAAGGGATTGGAGCTGCGCGAGGAGGTGGCGGCTGCGCTGCCCGACCGCTTCGTGGGGGACGCCCGCCGGCTGCGTCAGGTGCTCGTCAACCTCGTCGGCAATGCCATCAAGTTCACCAACAGCGGCGTCATCGTGGTACGCGCCGAACCCGCACCGGCGCCGGCCGCTTCGTCGCGCCTCCACTTCAGCGTCACCGACAGCGGGATTGGTATCCCCCCGGAAAAACACCAGGCGATCTTCAATGCCTTCGAGCAAGTCGACGGCTCGACGGCGCGCAAGTACGGCGGCAGCGGCTTGGGACTGGCCATTTCCGCCGAGTTGGTGACCCTGATGGACGGGCGGATCTGGGTCGAGAGTGAGGTCGGCCGCGGCAGCACGTTCCATTTCGCCGTGGCCGTGTCGCCCGCCGGCGCGGAGCTGGCTCCACCCGCACCCCGCGCCGCCCCGCCGCTCGGTGCGGCCCAGGCGGCGGCGCGGCTGCACATCCTGTTGGCCGAAGATAACATCGTCAACCAACGCCTTACCGTGCGCCTGCTGGAAAAGCACGGCCACTCGGTGGCGCTGGCCGGCGACGGCAGGCAGGCATTGGCGGCGCTGGAGCGCGAGACGTTCGACCTCGTGCTGATGGACGTGCAGATGCCGGGGATGGACGGCCTTGAAGCTACCGCCGAGATCCGCGCCCGCGAACGGGCCACGGGCCAGCACCTGCCGATCGTCGCGCTCACCGCCCACGCGCTCAAAGGCGACCAAGAACGCTGCCTTGCGGCCGGCATGGACGCCTACGTTTCCAAGCCGATCGAGACCCAAGCACTCTTCGATGCCATCGAGCGACTGGTAGCGCAGCCCGCCGCCGCGGAGCCCAACCACGCGTACCAGCCGGCGCATGAAGGGTGA